In a genomic window of Rhodobacter sp. 24-YEA-8:
- a CDS encoding Gfo/Idh/MocA family protein has product MSFTDRSNLRQPPLGRRLRLGFVGGGRGGLVGSWHFSGARLSNHFDVVAGALSSRPENAALSAADWVIPADRSYTDYREMARAEAARPDGIDAVAICTPNDSHAAVAIAFLEAGIDVILDKPMTAMLTEAEALVAVQKRTGVSLTMTYPFSHHAMVRQARALVDEGALGRITQVHVEYLQDWNLAAQALDGAPWRQDPKRVGRSSIVGDIGTHAYHLLHSVTGLDVARLRADMFVCGGAKPQPDTAHIGLKLSNGAPATMQLSNAAVGQYCALRIRVWGDKGALDWDQEKPEELRFTPAEAEERIFRRGAAQGIRAQAEALIHLPRGHGETLTDAWANLYAEAGIMIAARRSGRDLGQALTRLPGVEDGLRGMDFVEACADSHEAGGIWTQMADRD; this is encoded by the coding sequence ATGAGCTTTACGGACAGAAGCAATCTGCGTCAGCCCCCTCTGGGGCGGCGCCTTCGCCTTGGCTTTGTGGGCGGCGGGCGCGGCGGGCTTGTGGGCAGCTGGCATTTCTCGGGCGCCCGCCTGTCCAACCATTTTGACGTTGTGGCAGGGGCGCTGTCGTCGCGCCCCGAAAATGCAGCGCTCTCGGCGGCGGATTGGGTGATCCCTGCGGATCGCAGCTATACCGATTACCGCGAAATGGCCCGGGCCGAGGCCGCGCGCCCGGATGGCATCGACGCGGTGGCGATCTGCACCCCGAATGACAGCCATGCGGCGGTGGCGATTGCCTTTCTCGAGGCCGGGATCGATGTGATCCTTGATAAGCCAATGACGGCGATGCTGACGGAAGCCGAGGCTCTTGTCGCGGTGCAAAAGCGCACTGGCGTCAGCCTGACCATGACCTATCCTTTCTCGCATCACGCAATGGTGCGGCAGGCCCGCGCTTTGGTCGATGAAGGGGCGCTCGGACGGATCACGCAGGTGCATGTCGAATATCTCCAGGACTGGAACCTGGCGGCGCAAGCCCTGGATGGCGCGCCCTGGCGGCAGGATCCGAAACGGGTGGGCCGAAGCTCGATCGTGGGGGATATCGGCACCCATGCCTATCATCTGCTGCACAGCGTGACTGGGCTGGATGTCGCCCGCCTGCGCGCGGATATGTTCGTCTGTGGCGGCGCGAAACCGCAGCCGGACACTGCCCATATCGGGCTGAAACTCAGCAATGGCGCGCCGGCGACGATGCAGCTTTCCAATGCGGCGGTCGGACAATATTGCGCGCTGCGGATCCGGGTCTGGGGCGACAAGGGCGCGCTGGACTGGGATCAGGAAAAACCCGAAGAGCTGCGCTTCACGCCTGCGGAGGCCGAGGAACGCATTTTCCGCCGGGGCGCGGCCCAGGGCATTCGTGCACAGGCCGAAGCGCTGATCCATCTGCCGCGCGGTCATGGCGAGACCCTGACCGATGCCTGGGCCAATCTTTACGCCGAGGCCGGGATTATGATTGCCGCCCGCCGCTCGGGGCGCGATCTGGGCCAGGCCCTGACGCGGCTTCCTGGGGTCGAAGACGGGCTCAGAGGCATGGATTTTGTCGAGGCCTGCGCCGACAGCCACGAGGCAGGCGGCATCTGGACCCAAATGGCGGATCGCGACTGA